The segment CCACGGCCTGGGCCAGCCGGGTCGTGGCGGGGGACGCGCCCTCCGCCGCGACGGCCCCGGAGGGCAGGGCGAAGGCGAGCGTCAGGAACAGGGGCAGGAGCGAGCGACTCACAGGCCCTTCTTGCCACCTTCCTCGATGAAGAAGTTGTCCGGCGTCACCTGTCCGGGCGGCGGTGCCTCGGCGGTGGGCTGGGTGCCCTCCAGGAAGGGCTCCAGCCGGCCCGGGACGGCGCTTCCGGCGAGCAGCCCCGTGGCCGGGTCGATGCGCACCTGCGTGACGCCCGGCGGCACCTCGAAGTCGCGCGCGGGCAGGCCCTCCTCCGCCACGCGCATGAAGCTGAGCCAGATGGGCAGCGCGGCCCGGCCACCCGTCTCGCTGCTGCCCAGGGGCGAGTTGTCATCGAAGCCCACCCACGCGCTGGCCACCCAGTCCATCGTGTAGCCGGAGAACCACGTGTCCTTGGACTCGTTGGTGGTGCCCGTCTTGCCCGCGGCCGGCCGGTTCAGCTCGCGCACCGCCCGCGCCGTGCCCTCCTCCACCACGCTGCGCATGAGCGAGGTGGCCAGGTACGCCACCGCCGGGGGCAGCGTCTCCTCGAAGGCCGGCTGGTGCTCCTCCAGGACGGTGCCCTGCGCGTCGCGCACGCGCAGCAGCGCCAGCGGCTCCGCGTAGCGGCCATTGGCCTGGAGCGTGGCGTACGCGTTGACGGCCTCCAGCATCGTCACCTCGCCGGTGCCCAGCGCCAGCGTGAGGTTCTCCGGCAGCGGCGAGCGGATGCCCGCCCTCCGCGCGAAGTCGATGGCGGTCGCCGGGGTGATGGCCTCGATGAGCCGCACGGACACGGTGTTCTTCGACTTGGTGAGCGCCGTGCGCATGGACATGGGGCCTTCGAACTGTCCGTCGAAGTTCTTCGGCCTCCACGCCTTGCCCGTGTACGGGTCGCGGATGGTCTCCGGCGCGTCGTTCACCGTGGACAGCGGCGTGAAGCGGCCGGACGCCAGCGCGGCGGCGTAGATGAAGGGCTTGAAGGAGGACCCCGGCTGGCGCTTCGCCTGCGTGGCGCGGTTGAACGACGAGCGCTCCGCGTCGTAGCCGCCCACCATCGCCACCACGTTGCGGTTGGCCGGGTTGATGACCACGAGCCCGCCCTGCACCAGCGGCACCTGATCCAACGTGGCCTCCACGAAGGCCGGCGCGGGCGGCGCCTTGAGCACGCGCACGAACACCAGCTCCCCGGGCGTGAGCACGTCCGCGATGCCCTTGGGGGCCTTCTTGCCCTTCTGCCGCGCCCACCCCACGGACGCGAAGGACACCTCCGCGGTGCGGCCCACCAGGTCCACGCGCGCCACGTCGCGCTTGGGGTCCACCTCCGTGACGTAGCCCGTCAGGCGCAGGCCCTCCTCCATGGGCTTGAGCAGGACGCGGCCCGCGCGCTCGCGCTCCGGCGACTGGGGGGCTTCCTCCTCCTCGGCTTCGGCGACCAGCTCCGGCGGGGGCGCCTCCTCCGCGCCGTCGGCCTCGGGCGCGGTCGCCTTGGTCGGTGGCGTGGGGGCGGTGGGGGCCTGGACGAGCGGCGCCAGGTCCGCGACATAGCCCTGGTCCTTCTGCCGACGGCCGGCCTCCTCGATGCGCTGGGTGATGAGCGCGCGGTAGCGGGCCCAGGCGTCCGCTTCCAGCCTGCCCGGGGCGCCCCGGTAGCCCTGGCGCCGGTCCACCGCCTCCAGGCCCTCGCGCACGGCCTTCTCCGCCACGGCCTGGAGCCGGGGCACCTGCGCGATGTCCACGCGCAGGCCGCCCTCCATGACCTTCTTCTCGCCGTAGCGCTCCACGAGCGTGCGGCGGATCTCCTCCGCGTAGTACGCCCCCGCGCTGGGCGCCTTGCGCGGCGCGAGCACAATGGGCTTCTCCTTCTCCGCGTCCACCACCGCGCGGGCGACGAAGCCCTGGCGGGCCATCTGCTCCAGCACGTAGAGCTGGCGCTGCTTGGCGCGGGTGATGTTCGTCACCGGGTTGATGCGGTGGGGCTGCTGCACGGTGCCCGCGAGCACCGAGGCCTCGCCCACGGACAGGTCCTTCGCGTGCTTGCCGAAGTAGAAGAGCGCCGCCTCCTCCAGCCCGTAGCGGCGCTGCCCGAAGTACACGCCGTTGATGTAGAGGCTGAGGATCTGATCCTTGGTGAGGGCCTGCTCCAGGCGCGGGGTGAGGATCCACTCGCGAATCTTGCGGCCCAGGCTGCGCTCCGG is part of the Corallococcus soli genome and harbors:
- a CDS encoding penicillin-binding protein 1A codes for the protein MPLPPEPLPPAPTGEPPPRRRGVGATLWRWTKRLLVLGVVGLVLLLGAGVATYTYFSRDLPSVESLRVYLPPQVTKVTCADGTLCAEFALERRTLIRIEDLPVHVRNAFLAAEDADFYKHEGLDPFGILRAGVKNLIPGSRKSGASTLTQQVVKNMLLTPERSLGRKIREWILTPRLEQALTKDQILSLYINGVYFGQRRYGLEEAALFYFGKHAKDLSVGEASVLAGTVQQPHRINPVTNITRAKQRQLYVLEQMARQGFVARAVVDAEKEKPIVLAPRKAPSAGAYYAEEIRRTLVERYGEKKVMEGGLRVDIAQVPRLQAVAEKAVREGLEAVDRRQGYRGAPGRLEADAWARYRALITQRIEEAGRRQKDQGYVADLAPLVQAPTAPTPPTKATAPEADGAEEAPPPELVAEAEEEEAPQSPERERAGRVLLKPMEEGLRLTGYVTEVDPKRDVARVDLVGRTAEVSFASVGWARQKGKKAPKGIADVLTPGELVFVRVLKAPPAPAFVEATLDQVPLVQGGLVVINPANRNVVAMVGGYDAERSSFNRATQAKRQPGSSFKPFIYAAALASGRFTPLSTVNDAPETIRDPYTGKAWRPKNFDGQFEGPMSMRTALTKSKNTVSVRLIEAITPATAIDFARRAGIRSPLPENLTLALGTGEVTMLEAVNAYATLQANGRYAEPLALLRVRDAQGTVLEEHQPAFEETLPPAVAYLATSLMRSVVEEGTARAVRELNRPAAGKTGTTNESKDTWFSGYTMDWVASAWVGFDDNSPLGSSETGGRAALPIWLSFMRVAEEGLPARDFEVPPGVTQVRIDPATGLLAGSAVPGRLEPFLEGTQPTAEAPPPGQVTPDNFFIEEGGKKGL